taggagcccaaaatagctagaaaactccaaaacactcccagtctctgtggatcgacccgtacttacacgagctacaactgacgaccgtgcacttgcggtattactgtaggcccgcgtttttatttcccttcaattttatacgctttcccgggcccacccgCTGACAACATATCAGAGGCATAAATGACGAGCAACTAAAATGACAGCAAAAGGATTTAACTCGAATAATCCTCCTAAGAATCCTAACTATTCATTAACTACAATTCATCAGTGTGAAAAGATTCATTATGCTATGGTCAGTATTAATCAGTTAACCAATttgtttttggttcggttttgagataaaacctaaaccgaaaccaatacttacggttatctgaaactgacaaccATTAATAAACCATAACAATATGGTTTCGGTTCGGTTCGGATTAAAATCTTCGGTTTCGGTTTTCAGTTCTGGTtctggttcggttttgtgcagccctggATAGGTTGTTGTGGCTGCACATTAGGAagcttaagaagaaaaaaaaaatcaactgacCGTCATTCGAAACAACACCAAACACGTCATGCGGATTTTTCACTCCTGCTAGAAGGTGAGAATTGAATAGGTGCGTGTGTGCCCCCTATCCACTGAATGTTAGGACAATATCAACCTACATGACTCATTACAAAATATCTTTGCTATCTTTATCATCCATATAAGAATTTTCTACTAAACTATTCCTCCAGAATCATACATATATCTATGATCTTCTTCCCAGGGTAACTCTTTCTTTTCAATTAAGTAGACCCTACTTGCGGCATATAATTCCAGGACATCCTGATAGACCAATTAATGAGAGAGGAAACAACTGGCACCACAGAATAAGTAAACACGGAGAACAAGAgattgaaaaaaaaaggaaaaaagaagaagaagatgatgaggcCATTAATGTTTGGCAAAGTATTATatgtttattgtttcattttatcAGTAGGGATTTCAATGATGCATGATAAGCCGCATTTCGGATGTTCGGTAGAAGCCAGAAGAGTTGCCCGCTTCTTCAACCCACTACCATCATCAACGAGTTACATGGAAGGTATGTGTCCGCACGAGCATGATGAGTAAGACTCGATATCCCTTTTCTTTTTATAAGCAAAAGGGTATATCATGCACTTAAAATTGTGTCAATAAGGCAACCATCTAAAATTGGGCGTTTATGTACGCATATTGTGAGCTTATacttttggtgattcatttgtagATGGGCGAATTTCCATCTACCCTCTTTATGTATGATGTTTAGCCTCCTTGGCAGATAGAAATTTTGATTTGAATTTTGCAGTTTCGAAAAAGAAGAAGGTGCCATTCTATTAACATATGCAACATCGGATATCAGTTATAACTTGCATTATATTATCGGTCCATTGTATAATAATCTAATTGTTACTATATTTAACTTGTCGAAAAGCAGTGAAAAAAATGTTGGAAAGCCGCTCAAGGAAACTGATGATCATTGAAAGAAATTCATCTAAAACTGGGACCGATGTCAAAGCGACAAGGCCAAAGGGAGCTCCCCATCAAAAGTCTCCTCCTGAGCCTAATCCATCAGCACCGGTATACATCGGTCCGTACACAAAGTACTGATATGTTTTTTCGATCATTAAATTTAGCTACAAGGCAAAAGGGAGTTGTAAGTAAAGGGCATGGCGCCATCCTTCAAGTACAAATGGTGTGTATTTAAAGTTAGCGGTGTTACCGTGTTAGTTTGGGTGCCACgagtttggttttttttttttttttttttttttttttttttttgctttttcccGAAAAGAGGATAGTTCCTCAAGCAATATGTTGATAATTATGATTCTCATAAATCTGAGCATTATTTACTGTTACAAGATTAATACAGTTTGCAATATTAAGATTGTGCTATATAGCAGATAAATCTTCGTTTGTTCAGTTGGTTTGAATGGCATGAAGAAGAATACAAAAAGTCGATATGTTTGCAGCTTTAATTGTACTGAATCTGGAAATTAAAATAAAAGTAGCAGCCTTGAAGTTGATACAAATGTATATCCTAATGTTAAAGTCTTCACTAATACTATAACGATATTCTCTTGCCTTTGTATATCTTCCCATCAGCAACTTTAGAGTAGGCTTAGAATTACTTCGAAAAGTGATGTTGTATCCGCTCCATTCCGGACCTTGGTGTTCATATAGCACATTAGATCATTTATATAGCATTTTGGTGTCTAGTTAAGGTTTGAGTATATTGAAAAGGTACACATATAATTCTTTTGTTGGCTCACCAGCAAGCAGCCATTGGGTCGGCGGAGGCTTCTTTTCAGGGCCACCCTTAGTTCAGGGTTCAGCAGGACTCTTCTTGCATATACGCCGACCAACATGCCATCCAAAACCCTACTTAGGGTTTCGGTCCTTCGAAAGAATTCGGCCGCCTTCGTATAAGAGAAGCTCTCGCcgatattttgtttttttggaggaGATCCTAAAAAAACTTCATCTTTCTTGTAAAAATCCAGTACAACGAGGTTGGAGAAGTGCTGGTTTTGTTCATCTACCGTCTATCCAGGTCATGGTATCCAGTTTGTACGCAATGACGCTTCCATATTTCGGTTTTGCAGATCCAAGTGCCACAAAAATTTCAAGATGAAGAGGAACCCTAGAAAGGTTAAGTGGACTAAGGCATACAGACGTATGCATGGCAAGGACATGACGAAGGATTCGACctttgaattcgagagaaagAGGAACAGGCCTGAGAGATATGACAGGATTCGCATTCAGAAAACTCTCGAGGTTATGAAGGAGATCGTCAACATCAGACAGGCGAGGGAGATTGCTCACCATAAACAAAGGATGAAGGGTAACAAATCTAAGATGATTAAAGTGGAAAGGAAGGAATTAGATGATCAGCGTGTCCCAATCCTTAAGCCTGTGGGAGTCCAAACTCCACCAAAGATTAAAGTGCAGATACAAAAAAACCAGATTCATGCCATGGAAGAGTGATAAATTTCAGCTGTCCAGTTTTTCGTCGTTTATTTTAGTTTAGTGTTTCATATGGGAGGTTCAACATTTatgtgattgcaaaattttgtttcaagttttttGGATTTGAATTGTATAATCTTTATTGTCTTCTTTGCTCATATTGCTCTTAAATTTCTCTTTTCTTAAAGAAACTTGTACCGCGTCAATTCACCCATGCCGGAAGCAGATTTTTATATGCTAGTACTAATCAAACTAGGCGCAAATTTCTTTTGCTTTCTTCCACATTCTGAATTTCTGAAGCATTGCAGAAGCCAGTACAGAGATATTTAGCCACCTTAAACGTAAGGTAAGACCGACTCCCAGTTTAACAGCAGCAGCCTTCAGAGTAACGCTGGCTTTGGTCCTATAAGCCCTTCAGTCTCTATCAGGCATTCATAAAACAGTCTCCCCCTTCTTTTTTAAATGCAAAATCATCAACCCAATTTGCTGGATATCCAAGAGTGTAGGTAGAACTTTTTGTCAAACAAATGGTTTTACTTTCTGTCGTACATAGGTATGTTGTGCAATCAATCATCAATAACTATATTCTTATAATTTTCTTTTTGTCAACATCGTTTAGAATTTCTCTAAGGTAAATGTTGTACTGTGTTACTTCTAAAAATTTTCATATTACAAGATGATCGAACCACTCAGTTTTAGAGATCACAAAATCTAGAATACAAAGTGGTAAAATTTAAACCCTTTACACAACCTGCTTTGACTTCGATAGAGTAGATGATCCCCGGCAACATGTTGCTCTACTCTGCAACAGTGCAATGTCGGCATAAACACCGGCCCATTTTCCATCGTCGATATGCGCATGGGGATTTGTCTCTCTAATTTCCTTGTGTTTGTAATCTTCAATTATCTGCAATATGTTTCACGATAATCTTTCCTAAGATCTGAGAGTAAATCTTGAATGTTTCCACAAAGTGAAGGCTACAACTGTTACACCAGCAACTGCTGCCaaaacctacaaaaacacaaacgaGGAGATCAGAATCGTTCTCAAGGAATTTGCTGTGAGCATATCATGCAATTACATGGAAAAATCTATGGCAATTGTGCGGGTAGGTGGAACAGAATGTTAGCATTTTGGACTGGAACTATCACTTGGTTGTTCAAGTTTATGTTACTAAGCAAGAAAAAATATTTCAACTCAAAGGAGGAAATACACAGATCAAGGCATACTTACGAGAAACCAGAGAAAAAAAAGTACAGGAAATGATAACATTCTGACTGACCTTTGCGTTTGTGCTACACTTGTTTATTGTAGACCGGTATAAAGATTTAAGCCGCCTTAAGCGTGAGGCTTGGGGCATAAGAATCACTACACTGTACTGCTTTCTGCAGGGGAAAGGCAGTATGCGTTGTAAAGATAATTGTGCTGTTAATGGTTTTAAAGATCCTCTGACTTCATCTCGTCCATCATCTTGAGTCTGTACAAGAGATAAAAAAGAAGTTGAGAGAAGGGGACAATTTGCTTAGTACAAGGTGAACAACTCTTTAGTACGCAAATCAACCCTTGAACCGTCCTCAATGAGGAATGCACATCCCACATCCATGTTAGAAAATGAAAGCCTTGAAAACCCAGAAATGTTCGAACTGTAGTAAAATAACTAGGAGAAAAGTACCAACCTTGAAAGAAACACTAAGATCACCAAAATAGACTCGCGATTGGTAGCTTCGAAGAATCCTATCCAGCCAATAGTAGTTTTCCTAAATACAGTGGCACAGTTTTGCAAATCAAAATATAATACTGAAAATCTAGAGAGGCGGCGACTACTTTATACACAACAAACTGTGAAACACTGTGCTGATCAAAACAGTTGTAAGGTAACGAATCTTACCTGCAACCCGTTTTCATGGGCACGTTGCTCGATTTCAAGGATAGTCAGAACATCTTGATCTGATGGGCCTTCTTCCTGAAGACGTGATATTTCATCCAAAACGAGGTCAACCTACACAAAAGTCTCACCCATAAGGAAGTGTGCACGTGATGATTAATTGCTCTTGTTAACAACGTTCAACACGAAACTTAATAGAAGATTTTTATTTGATCGTTCAAACAGAGGCATACCAGTTTTAATGAGATATCAGGATCACAAGAAAAGTTAACACTGATATCACCACGCACGTCCCCAGTTCTTGACGGCTTGTTACCACCAAGAAATACAGAAACACCCACTGAGTAAATCTGTGAAAAAACAACACAGTTAAGCAAAGCCACATTTAAGAACACAAATAAACGGAAGCCTTTCTCGCAACAAAAAACTTCCAAATACCTGTCCATGCTTGAAGCGAAGAACTTGCATGATTTTAGTTTCCAGAAGTTTGCTTAGGAATCCAACAAAGTGAATCTCTCTCATCTGAAGTCGAGTTTCAAGGAGACAAAAGCAAAAACAGGATTCATCAGAGAAGAAACATATTGGAACTATGTTAACAGTTGAAGTaaaaaaaacttgacttgagattatggATCTCCAAAAGGTCATGCTTACAATTGAGCCATTCTTTAACACAACTGGAAATGCTATCTGGACTGAACATTGTGCCTCCACCATAGGGCTTCGAACTATTTCCCTAAAACCACAATTTATATCACTTAGTGAAAAGATTTCCAGTCTAAGCTCCAATCCTTTTTCATTCTTTATTATTAATTGGATTGGATGATATAGAATCTTAGTCTTATTGTTACACAAAAACATGCAACAAAAGTTGAGGAATTGGGGCTGAACACTAAATAGATAATGAGCTGGTGTACCTAATAATGGTTTCCGGGAAAGTGAAAGGCAAGCCGCTCAAGTCATCTCGGTTGAAATGTAAGACTGGTTCAGTGGGTTTCTGTATACCACCCTGCAGAGAAAAATGGATTCGTTTATACTGTTTCAAGGCCAAGCAGCTTGTGAGAGTGATAGAATTACCAAGTATTGTAAAATTAGAGGATGTGCACTAGCAGGATCCAGATTTCCAACAATCACAACGGTAAAGGTTGATGGATCTTTGAAGCAGCTACTGAAATATTCACAAGCTTTTCTAGGATCAACCTTTTGAAGGTCACTAACTTTGATCGGCTGCTTGAGGAGAAGTTTCACTCAGAAGTTAGTAATAAAAAGCCAAATAACTGAAATACTTAATGAAACAAAGATTCACCTTACCCTGAAAAAGTAGGAGTTCCCATAATTAAGTTCCcggacacggtttgcaaacacaGTGTAAGGGTCCCTTTCTTGAGCATGAATCGATTCCTTAGCCATTTCCATAACTAGTTGTACCTCTTCATCACCTGGTACCACACTTGTTGTAAAAAGTTGATAGACAAGCTGCAAACGACAAGCACCAAAATATAATTTATTACAGTTGAGGATGATGTACACAATATTAATACAATGCACAGTTAGGTGATGCGAGTACAAGAGAATATAATTTATGGATGCTGATTATAGAGTAATTAACAAACCTGCAGGGCAGTTTCAAGGTCAGAAGGTGAGCAGTCACCAGAAAACGACCTCATGTAGGCACTGATCCTGGTACTAACTTCAGCTCTCTTTCCAGCCAGCATATCCATGAGGACAGATGGTTTGTAACCAAATACACCAATCTCCCCTGCAATAGTTGAGCCCATGGAACACGCAGAGTACTCACTTTCTGGCAATTCAGAGAGACCCCCGTATGTGAACCCAGTGAACAGAACCTATTGAacattaaaagaagaaaaaataagaatAAGAACACGTGATTATGCTCAGAATTTAATAGAATAAAAGCCTTGACTGGAAATGATTAGATAAGACGTCCAGCTTATATGTGATACGGACTTCTGCAAGAACCATGTGCAATTCACACAGTAACACTAAACAGAACATTCGAGTTTTTACCACCAGCCTCCAAAATCAGAACTGGTCAAGTACCTGGTCATCAAGGTGGTCTGTGCACTTGTAGCAAACTCTCATTCCATTTGATAAGAGTAATTCCGTGGTCCCAATACTTGGACATTCAGTCTGCTCCACAATGCTCCTAAAAAATAGATTTTCAACAAAATTTAGACGATATAGTACAAAAAGGGATAGTATGAAAGAATCTTAAACTTGAGCATAAGCCACAGTAGAGGATAAAAAAAATGTACGGACAACATCCCATATAACCATACACAAAGTAACTGAAAATGAACTTGAACCCAACACTGTACAGAAGTCGTAGGAAATATTACCCTGGAGTTGGCCTTGTGCTGACAATCTCTTCCGGAATGTGTTCATCATCCCAAGGAGAAATGCTTCTTTGTTCCTCGAGAGAATTGACCTTTGAAACAGAGCTTTTCAGATAATCTTTTGTTGCATGAAGACGAGGTTCAACTGTCTTAATAACGCAGCCGCATGACGATCGAAATTTCTCAGCAAACTTCGATATTTCCACAGCCGAAATTTCTGTAACAAAAAGAATAAATCTTGATATACAGCAAACAGAGGTCCATACAATTTATTTTAAGTTCACAAAGATGTTCAACTCACGAGGTAAGAGACTCTTCTGCAGTTTCGCCTCATACTCGATCCCAACAACAGGTTCACCATGGAGGAAATGCTGAGAATTCAAACATACACAAATTAGAATGATCAGT
Above is a genomic segment from Papaver somniferum cultivar HN1 chromosome 10, ASM357369v1, whole genome shotgun sequence containing:
- the LOC113316600 gene encoding probable ribosome biogenesis protein RLP24; amino-acid sequence: MTKDSTFEFERKRNRPERYDRIRIQKTLEVMKEIVNIRQAREIAHHKQRMKGNKSKMIKVERKELDDQRVPILKPVGVQTPPKIKVQIQKNQIHAMEE
- the LOC113318703 gene encoding zinc protease PQQL-like, which encodes MDLLPVENTPLKKQGFRSLKLVNINMDEVFDTKPYGVDYGVLDNGLSYYVRSNSKPKMRAALALAVKVGSVVEEEDERGVAHIVEHLAFSATTKYTNHDIVKFLESVGAEFGACQNATTSADETIYELLVPVDKPELLSQAISVLAEFSSEVRVSTEDLEKERGAVMEEYRGTRNANGRMQDAHWKLMMEGSKYAERLPIGLEKVIRTVSSETVKRFYEKWYHLHNMAVIAVGDFSDTQSVVDLIKMHFGSKVSPSAPPFIPDFPVPSHEEPRFSCFVESEAGGSAVMISCKMSVGELKTVKDYRDSLAESMFHYALNQRFFKISRRKDPPYFSCSSSADVLARPVKTYIMTATCKEKGTIDALESMLTEVGRIRLHGFSEREVSTVRALLMSEIESAYLERDQMQSTSLRDEYLQHFLHGEPVVGIEYEAKLQKSLLPQISAVEISKFAEKFRSSCGCVIKTVEPRLHATKDYLKSSVSKVNSLEEQRSISPWDDEHIPEEIVSTRPTPGSIVEQTECPSIGTTELLLSNGMRVCYKCTDHLDDQVLFTGFTYGGLSELPESEYSACSMGSTIAGEIGVFGYKPSVLMDMLAGKRAEVSTRISAYMRSFSGDCSPSDLETALQLVYQLFTTSVVPGDEEVQLVMEMAKESIHAQERDPYTVFANRVRELNYGNSYFFRPIKVSDLQKVDPRKACEYFSSCFKDPSTFTVVIVGNLDPASAHPLILQYLGGIQKPTEPVLHFNRDDLSGLPFTFPETIIREIVRSPMVEAQCSVQIAFPVVLKNGSIMREIHFVGFLSKLLETKIMQVLRFKHGQIYSVGVSVFLGGNKPSRTGDVRGDISVNFSCDPDISLKLVDLVLDEISRLQEEGPSDQDVLTILEIEQRAHENGLQENYYWLDRILRSYQSRVYFGDLSVSFKTQDDGRDEVRGSLKPLTAQLSLQRILPFPCRKQYSVVILMPQASRLRRLKSLYRSTINKCSTNAKVLAAVAGVTVVAFTLWKHSRFTLRS